DNA from Oryzisolibacter sp. LB2S:
CGCCTGCTCGCGCGTGCGGCGCGTGGCTCCATGCGCGACGCGCTCAGCCTGACCGATCAGGCCATCGCCTTCGGCAGCGGCCAGCTGCAGGAGGCGGGCGTGCGCCAGATGCTCGGCAGCGTGGACAGAAGCCATGTGTTTCGCCTGATCGCGGCGCTGGCCGCGGGCGACGGCCGCAGCGTGGTGGAAACGTCGGACGCGCTGCGCACCCATGGCCTGTCGGCCGCGAGCACGCTCGAGGAAATGAGCGCCGTGCTGCAGCGCATGGCCGTGCTGCAGGCCGTGCCGCAGATGGCCGCCGCCGTGGACGAGACCGACCCCGAGGCCGCCGAGACCGCCCGCCTGGCCGCCGCGCTGCCCGCCGACGAGACGCAGCTGCTCTACAGCATCTGCCTGCACGGCCGCACCGAGCTGGGCCTGGCGCCCGACGAATACGCCGCCCTGACCATGGTGCTGCTGCGCCTGCTGGCCTTCAAGCCTGCACAGGCCGCACAGCCCGCAACCGCCCCGGCGGAAAAAAAAACTCTGACGCAGGCTGAGGCCGCACCGGCCGCTGCGCAGGTGGTAGCACCTGTCGCTGTGCCTGTGGCTGCGCCTGTCGCTGCGCCGGTGGCTGCACCCGTGGCGGCAGCAGTGCCGGTGGCCGCGCCTGCCGCGCCGCAGCGCGCACCGCAAGCAGCGGCCCCAGCCGTCCAGCCGCAGCCCGCACCCGAGAATCTGTCAGCGGATTTGGATACAAAACCGGCTGAAGCGCCCGTCAGCAAAGCGCAGCCAGCTCCCGAAACAGTAGCTATCCCGGTGCGCACCGCACCCGAACCCAGCGCGCGCCTGCAGCCCCAGTCGCCGACTGGCCGCGCGGGCGCTGCGGCGCGCCTCGTGCCCACGGAGGAGGGCGACCACTGGTATGCCGTGGTGCAGGAGCTCATCGCCGCCGAGGCCATCACCGCGCTGGTGCGCGAGCTCGCGCTGCAGTCGCAGCTGCTGGCGCGCGAGGACGGCCACTGGCGGCTGCGCGTGGAGCGCGAATCCGTCAACCAGCCCCAGGCGCGCGAGCGCCTGCGCGCCGCGCTCGAGGCCGCGGGCCATGCCACGCAGATCAGCGTGGAGCTGGGCGTGGTCATCGACAGCCCGGCGCGGCGCAACGCCCATGCCGCGGCCGAGCGCCAGCGCCAGGCCGAGGACATCGTCCACAACGACCCCTATGTGCAGCAGTTGGTGCGTGACTTCGGCGCGAAAATCGTGCCCGGCAGCATCAAGCCTGCATGACATTTTTTGATAAGCAAAGGAAACGCATATGTTCAACAAGGGACAGCTCGCCGGCCTCATGAAGCAGGCCCAGGCCATGCAGGACAACCTGAAGAAGGCCCAGGAAGAGCTCGCCAGCATCGAGGTCGAGGGTGAATCGGGCGCGGGCCTGGTCAAGGTCGTGATGACCTGCAAGCACGACGTCAAGCGCATCACCATCGACCCGAGCCTGCTGGCCGAGGACAAGGACATGCTCGAGGACCTGGTGGCCGCAGCCTTCAACGCCGCGGTGCGCAAGGCCGAGGAAACCAGCCAGGAGAAGATGGGCAAGATCACGGCCGGCATGCCAGGCCTGCCCGGCGGCATGAAATTCCCGTTTTGATGCGACAACCCCCTGAGGCGCTTCGCGCCTTCCCCCTTCTCTCACGCTGCGCGTGGGAAGGGGGACGCCACCAGCGCTGCGGGGCGGCCCTTGCGCGGTGGCCCTCGCATGACGGCGCGCCAGTTTCAATGTGCTGCTCCGCATTCGTGGCGTAAGGAATTTCTGAGGCCATGTCCGATACGAGTTCCCTCGACGCACTGATCCAGGCCCTGCGGCGCCTGCCGGGCGTGGGCGTGAAGTCGGCCCAGCGCATGGCGTTTCATCTGCTGCAGCATGACCGCGGCGGGGCCGAGCAGCTGTCGCAGGCGCTGGCGCGGGCCTGTGCCCAGGTGCGCCATTGCGAGCGCTGCTACACCTTCACCGAGGGGGCGGTGTGCGACACCTGCCTCGATCCGGAGCGCGACGCCACGCGCCTGTGCGTGGTGGAGACGCCGGCCGACCAGTCCGCCATGGAGCGCACGGCCGCCTTCCGGGGGCTGTACTTCGTGCTCATGGGGCGGCTGTCGCCGCTCGATGGCGTGGGGCCGCGCGACATCGGCGTGCAACGGCTGCTCGAGCGCGCCTGCGACGGCGTGGTGCAGGAGGTGATCCTGGCCACCAGCTTTACCGCCGAGGGCGAGGCCACGGCCCACGCCATCGCCGAGGCCCTCAAGCGCCGCGGCATCCACGTCACGCGTCTGGCGCGCGGCGTGCCCGTGGGCAGCGAGCTCGAATACGTGGACCTGGGCACCATTGCCCATGCGCTGGCCGATCGGCGTTGATGCGGTACGGCGGTGGTTCAGTCAGCGACACCCGTGCAAGGACTCAGCCACCGTCGTCATCCCCGCGCAGGCGGGGATCCACAGCAGTCACGAATCGACGGCAGGGCTTGCACCTGGATCCCCGCCTGCGCGGGGATGACGGGCCCT
Protein-coding regions in this window:
- the dnaX gene encoding DNA polymerase III subunit gamma/tau; the encoded protein is MSYLVLARKYRPKTFSEMVGQEHVVQALTNALTQQRLHHAYLFTGTRGVGKTTVSRILAKSLNCQGPDGQGGITAQPCGVCPACQDIDSGRFPDYTELDAASNRGVDEVQGLLEQAVYKPVQGRFKVFMIDEVHMLTNTAFNAMLKTLEEPPEYLKFVLATTDPQKVPVTVLSRCLQFNLRPMAPETVLEHLTRVLGAESVPAEPQALRLLARAARGSMRDALSLTDQAIAFGSGQLQEAGVRQMLGSVDRSHVFRLIAALAAGDGRSVVETSDALRTHGLSAASTLEEMSAVLQRMAVLQAVPQMAAAVDETDPEAAETARLAAALPADETQLLYSICLHGRTELGLAPDEYAALTMVLLRLLAFKPAQAAQPATAPAEKKTLTQAEAAPAAAQVVAPVAVPVAAPVAAPVAAPVAAAVPVAAPAAPQRAPQAAAPAVQPQPAPENLSADLDTKPAEAPVSKAQPAPETVAIPVRTAPEPSARLQPQSPTGRAGAAARLVPTEEGDHWYAVVQELIAAEAITALVRELALQSQLLAREDGHWRLRVERESVNQPQARERLRAALEAAGHATQISVELGVVIDSPARRNAHAAAERQRQAEDIVHNDPYVQQLVRDFGAKIVPGSIKPA
- a CDS encoding YbaB/EbfC family nucleoid-associated protein, producing MFNKGQLAGLMKQAQAMQDNLKKAQEELASIEVEGESGAGLVKVVMTCKHDVKRITIDPSLLAEDKDMLEDLVAAAFNAAVRKAEETSQEKMGKITAGMPGLPGGMKFPF
- the recR gene encoding recombination mediator RecR — translated: MSDTSSLDALIQALRRLPGVGVKSAQRMAFHLLQHDRGGAEQLSQALARACAQVRHCERCYTFTEGAVCDTCLDPERDATRLCVVETPADQSAMERTAAFRGLYFVLMGRLSPLDGVGPRDIGVQRLLERACDGVVQEVILATSFTAEGEATAHAIAEALKRRGIHVTRLARGVPVGSELEYVDLGTIAHALADRR